The proteins below come from a single Nostoc sp. KVJ3 genomic window:
- a CDS encoding response regulator yields MAGKILKVLLVEDNPGDVVLLQEFLKEVTTVVVDLMPVERLSEAINYLAKEIFDVILLDLSLPDSQGLETFVIAHHQAKATPIIVLTGINDETLAISAMQEGAQDYLVKGQVTGDLLVRSMRYAIERQRADNALRQSEERFRVALKNSPIFVYNQDRDLRYTWVYNPPSGLTVEEILGKQDLDIIPVEDAQRLTTIKRRVLTTCIGTREEVSITIQDTTRYYDLTVEPLRNESQEIVGVTCASIDISEKQAARRERKSAEEKIREQAALLDVTTDAICVRDLNNQIIFWNKGAETLFGWQATEVWGKNASELLYDEPSPEIEAALLQVISKGKWQGELTKLTKTDKEILVASRWSIVCDEQGKPKSILTVDTDITEKKHLEAQLFRAQRLESIGTLASGIAHDLNNILTPILAGAQLLPLKFPDADERTHHLLEILETNARRGADLVKQVLSFARGVEGKRITLQLRHLIVEVAKILKETFPKSIEVSTDILQDLWMVSGDSTQLHQVLMNLCVNARDAMPNGGSLSISAENLLIDENYARMNLEAKEGPYILITVSDDGVGIPKEILDRIFEPFFTTKDVGQGTGLGLSTVLGIIKSHGGFVNVYSEPEGGTSFQVYLPAVEGMETITPEELPPQTGHGELILLVDDEVAIQEITKTSLETHNYKTLIASDGIEAIALYAQNQDKISAVLMDIMLPSLDGLTAIRTLQKINPQVRIIASSGLMSDNKLSAVAAIGVNTFLVKPYTVNELLLSLQKVLS; encoded by the coding sequence ATGGCAGGTAAAATTCTTAAAGTCTTATTAGTAGAAGATAACCCTGGAGATGTTGTTTTATTACAGGAGTTTTTAAAGGAAGTTACCACAGTTGTTGTTGATTTGATGCCCGTTGAGCGGCTTTCGGAAGCAATCAACTACCTAGCAAAGGAAATTTTTGATGTGATTTTGCTAGACCTTTCCTTGCCAGATAGCCAGGGACTAGAAACTTTTGTGATTGCTCACCATCAAGCAAAAGCCACTCCGATAATAGTGTTGACAGGTATAAATGATGAAACCCTGGCAATTAGCGCCATGCAAGAAGGAGCGCAAGATTATTTAGTCAAAGGGCAAGTAACTGGTGATTTGCTGGTGCGCTCCATGCGTTATGCTATCGAACGTCAACGGGCAGATAATGCACTGCGACAGAGTGAAGAGCGATTTCGGGTTGCCCTGAAAAACTCTCCCATCTTTGTATATAACCAAGATAGAGATTTACGCTACACCTGGGTTTACAATCCCCCATCTGGATTGACAGTTGAGGAAATATTGGGGAAACAAGACTTAGATATTATCCCAGTTGAAGATGCTCAACGTCTCACCACAATTAAACGTAGGGTACTAACTACTTGCATCGGAACACGAGAGGAAGTATCAATTACAATCCAAGATACAACTCGATATTACGATTTGACAGTTGAGCCATTGCGGAACGAGTCGCAAGAAATTGTGGGCGTGACCTGTGCCAGTATTGATATTAGCGAAAAACAAGCTGCGCGACGCGAACGCAAATCGGCAGAAGAAAAAATCCGCGAACAAGCCGCATTACTTGATGTCACCACAGATGCCATTTGCGTGCGAGATTTAAACAATCAAATTATTTTCTGGAATAAAGGCGCAGAAACACTTTTCGGTTGGCAAGCGACAGAAGTTTGGGGTAAAAACGCTAGTGAGCTTTTGTATGATGAACCTTCACCAGAAATCGAAGCGGCTCTTTTACAAGTTATTAGTAAAGGCAAGTGGCAGGGCGAATTAACTAAACTTACCAAAACAGACAAAGAAATCCTAGTTGCCAGTCGCTGGAGTATAGTATGTGACGAACAGGGTAAACCTAAATCAATTCTCACCGTTGACACAGATATTACCGAGAAAAAACACTTAGAAGCCCAATTATTTCGCGCCCAACGCCTCGAAAGCATTGGCACTCTAGCTAGCGGTATTGCTCACGACCTCAACAATATTCTGACACCGATTTTGGCAGGAGCGCAACTTTTACCCCTCAAATTTCCCGATGCAGATGAGCGCACCCACCATTTACTGGAGATTTTGGAAACCAACGCTAGACGTGGAGCTGATTTAGTCAAACAGGTGCTATCCTTTGCACGGGGGGTAGAAGGGAAGCGCATCACTTTGCAACTCAGACATCTGATTGTGGAAGTTGCCAAGATTCTGAAAGAGACATTTCCCAAATCCATAGAAGTCAGCACTGATATACTCCAAGATTTGTGGATGGTTTCTGGAGATAGCACCCAACTGCATCAAGTATTGATGAACCTCTGCGTTAATGCCCGCGATGCCATGCCCAATGGCGGTAGTTTGAGTATCTCTGCTGAAAATCTGTTGATTGACGAAAATTATGCCCGCATGAACCTGGAAGCCAAAGAGGGGCCTTACATATTGATTACTGTCTCCGATGATGGAGTTGGGATTCCTAAAGAAATTTTAGATAGAATTTTTGAGCCATTCTTTACCACAAAAGATGTAGGACAAGGCACTGGTTTAGGACTTTCCACCGTTCTGGGGATTATTAAAAGCCACGGAGGTTTTGTGAACGTGTATAGCGAACCGGAAGGTGGCACTAGCTTTCAGGTTTACTTACCAGCAGTGGAAGGAATGGAAACAATTACTCCAGAGGAATTGCCACCACAGACAGGACATGGAGAATTGATTTTGCTTGTGGATGATGAAGTTGCAATTCAAGAGATTACAAAAACATCCTTAGAAACTCACAACTACAAAACCCTAATTGCTAGTGATGGCATTGAAGCGATCGCATTATACGCTCAAAATCAGGACAAAATTAGTGCCGTACTCATGGATATTATGCTGCCTTCGCTGGATGGTTTAACTGCCATCCGTACCCTGCAAAAAATCAACCCTCAAGTCAGAATTATTGCCAGCAGTGGACTCATGTCTGACAATAAGCTCAGTGCCGTAGCTGCCATTGGTGTGAATACGTTTTTGGTAAAGCCCTATACAGTCAACGAATTATTGCTTTCTTTACAAAAAGTACTATCCTGA
- a CDS encoding response regulator, which translates to MPIEVLLVEDNPGDAQLTRIALEDSKISIHLNVVEDGVEAMAFLRKEGIYVNVAHPDIVLLDFNLPRKDGREVLAEIKADEKLKRIPVVVLTTSQAEEDILKAYNLSANCYITKPVDFDQFVKIVKSIENFWFAIVKLPPE; encoded by the coding sequence ATGCCTATTGAGGTTTTGTTAGTAGAGGATAATCCCGGTGATGCCCAACTTACCCGCATCGCCCTAGAAGATAGCAAAATCTCGATTCACTTGAATGTGGTCGAAGATGGTGTGGAAGCAATGGCATTCTTGCGAAAAGAAGGAATATATGTTAATGTAGCTCATCCCGATATTGTGCTGCTCGATTTTAACCTGCCCAGAAAAGATGGGCGAGAGGTACTGGCAGAAATAAAAGCAGACGAAAAACTCAAACGGATTCCGGTAGTAGTTCTAACTACTTCTCAAGCTGAAGAAGACATCCTCAAAGCCTATAATTTATCTGCAAACTGTTACATAACTAAGCCAGTAGATTTCGATCAATTCGTTAAAATTGTAAAATCAATCGAAAATTTTTGGTTTGCGATCGTAAAACTGCCACCGGAGTAG
- a CDS encoding GAF domain-containing protein, whose translation MKVGHIDTEVARLEALRQYQILDTEPEEAYDNLAQLAAFICGTPISLVNFIDENRQWFKAKVGLDVSEMPRSIGLSYLCQERRNVVVIPDTLADEKLANNPVVTGYPFVRFYAGVPLITPKGDMLGTLCVIDRVPKELSQKQVEALVALSRLVIDQLELRRHITEVSQVTEQLVTHEQATRAQSEAARIRITNLLESITDGFFALDKKWRFTYINGQAERLLQKKQNELLDKNIWEAFPEIISTTFYREFHRAILEQVSVEFEEFYPSLNCWLQVHTYPAKDGLSINFQDITERRRTAEALRESEERWQLALHGNNDGIWDWNLKTNEVFFSTRWQEMLGYKDHEVSSDWDEWTKRIHPDERDLVLQAFQDHFAKKTLFYVCEYRVQCQDGSYKWILDRGQALWDALGDIVRMVGSYTDITDRKRADEELKRQNLRSQLFAEITLKIRESLQIDEILQTTVTEVQKLLQADRVLIFRLEADGSGTVIQEAVLPGCPVILGENLLDGCFKEKYIERYRQGRVSTIEDVQAAHIQPCHREFLQQFAVRANLVVPILLRDNIWGLLLAHQCDAPRQWNQFETELLQQLANQIGIALSQAQLLEKETQQSQELVRSNAELEQFAYVASHDLQEPLRMVTSYLQLLERRYKNQLDANADQFINYAVDGARRMQTLINDLLNYSRVSTRGQPFKLVDCNVIIQQAIANLQIAIADSRAIVTHDPLPEVVADSTQLTQVFQNLIGNAIKFCQNQQPKIHIGVGSREWGVGGVGGAGEAGEAGEAGEAGGAGEENTTSSPPLPTQNEYLFWVCDNGIGLESQYAERIFIIFQRLHGRDKYPGTGIGLAICKKIIERHGGRIWVESKPGQGSTFYFTIPDRAGKQS comes from the coding sequence ATGAAAGTTGGACACATTGATACAGAAGTAGCGAGACTAGAAGCTCTCCGTCAGTATCAAATTCTTGACACCGAACCCGAAGAAGCTTACGACAATCTTGCTCAGTTAGCGGCATTTATTTGCGGTACTCCCATCTCCTTAGTAAATTTCATTGATGAAAATCGTCAATGGTTCAAAGCAAAAGTAGGATTAGATGTATCAGAAATGCCCCGCAGTATTGGGTTATCTTACCTTTGCCAAGAGCGGCGTAATGTTGTAGTGATTCCTGATACCCTAGCTGATGAAAAGTTGGCAAATAATCCGGTAGTAACTGGCTATCCATTCGTGCGGTTTTATGCAGGTGTACCCCTAATTACCCCCAAGGGAGATATGCTAGGAACTCTGTGTGTAATTGATCGAGTTCCCAAAGAATTGAGCCAAAAACAAGTTGAGGCACTTGTGGCTTTGAGTCGCTTGGTAATCGACCAACTAGAACTGAGGCGGCATATAACTGAGGTATCTCAAGTTACCGAGCAACTTGTTACCCACGAGCAAGCAACCCGCGCCCAGTCTGAAGCTGCGAGAATCCGCATCACTAATCTTCTTGAAAGCATCACTGATGGGTTTTTTGCCTTAGATAAAAAGTGGCGATTCACCTATATTAATGGTCAAGCAGAACGGCTGTTACAAAAAAAACAGAATGAATTGTTGGATAAAAATATCTGGGAAGCGTTTCCAGAAATCATCAGCACAACATTTTACCGTGAGTTTCACAGGGCAATTTTAGAACAGGTGAGTGTGGAATTTGAGGAGTTTTATCCGTCACTAAACTGCTGGCTTCAAGTCCACACTTATCCGGCAAAAGATGGTTTGTCTATTAATTTCCAAGACATTACTGAACGGCGGCGAACAGCAGAAGCACTACGGGAAAGTGAAGAACGCTGGCAATTAGCATTACATGGTAATAATGATGGTATTTGGGATTGGAACCTCAAGACTAATGAAGTGTTCTTCTCAACTCGTTGGCAAGAAATGCTCGGCTATAAAGACCACGAAGTTTCCAGCGATTGGGATGAATGGACAAAACGAATCCACCCCGATGAGCGAGATTTGGTACTTCAAGCTTTCCAAGACCACTTTGCCAAGAAAACACTGTTTTACGTCTGTGAATATCGAGTTCAATGCCAAGACGGTAGCTATAAATGGATTCTAGATCGAGGACAGGCACTTTGGGACGCATTGGGTGATATAGTTCGCATGGTGGGTTCTTATACAGATATCACAGATCGCAAGCGGGCAGATGAAGAATTAAAACGGCAGAATTTGCGATCGCAATTATTCGCCGAAATCACTCTGAAAATTCGAGAATCTTTACAAATAGATGAGATTCTTCAAACCACAGTTACAGAAGTACAAAAGTTACTCCAAGCCGACCGAGTTTTAATTTTTCGACTAGAAGCTGATGGTTCGGGAACAGTAATCCAAGAGGCTGTATTACCTGGTTGTCCAGTAATTTTGGGAGAAAATCTGCTCGATGGTTGCTTTAAAGAAAAATATATAGAAAGATATCGCCAGGGTAGAGTGAGTACTATTGAAGATGTTCAAGCTGCTCATATTCAACCATGCCATCGAGAATTTCTTCAGCAGTTTGCAGTCAGAGCTAACCTTGTAGTACCGATTCTTCTCAGGGATAACATTTGGGGCTTGTTGCTGGCTCATCAGTGCGACGCACCTCGACAATGGAATCAGTTTGAGACGGAATTGTTACAGCAACTAGCTAACCAAATTGGCATTGCTTTATCTCAAGCGCAACTATTAGAAAAAGAAACCCAGCAAAGTCAAGAACTTGTCCGTTCTAATGCGGAATTGGAACAGTTTGCTTATGTGGCTTCCCATGACTTGCAAGAACCGTTGCGGATGGTAACGAGTTATTTACAGCTATTAGAACGAAGATACAAAAATCAACTCGATGCTAATGCCGATCAGTTTATCAACTATGCAGTAGATGGGGCCCGGCGGATGCAAACCCTAATCAACGATTTGTTGAATTATTCCCGCGTTAGCACCCGGGGACAGCCTTTTAAGTTAGTGGATTGTAATGTGATAATACAGCAAGCGATCGCTAATCTCCAAATTGCGATCGCAGATAGTAGAGCAATTGTCACTCACGATCCTTTACCGGAAGTGGTGGCTGATAGCACCCAACTCACACAAGTATTTCAAAACCTGATTGGCAACGCGATCAAATTTTGCCAGAATCAGCAGCCAAAAATTCACATTGGGGTGGGGAGTAGGGAATGGGGAGTAGGGGGAGTAGGGGGAGCAGGGGAAGCAGGGGAAGCAGGGGAAGCAGGGGAAGCAGGGGGAGCAGGGGAAGAAAATACTACCTCATCTCCCCCACTCCCCACTCAAAACGAATATTTGTTCTGGGTGTGCGATAATGGAATCGGTTTAGAATCCCAGTATGCTGAACGGATTTTTATCATTTTTCAGCGCTTGCACGGTAGAGACAAGTATCCCGGTACTGGAATTGGTCTGGCAATTTGTAAAAAAATTATAGAACGCCACGGTGGCCGGATTTGGGTTGAGTCGAAACCGGGTCAAGGCTCGACTTTCTACTTCACAATTCCAGATAGAGCAGGTAAACAATCGTGA
- a CDS encoding tetratricopeptide repeat protein → MKSKNQAVFALIVKSTIVFLPLLLSIGIANGQSAPSPTPALIPTPVLSNREREELAQLRAEKRIQQQVQSDFKSAFSRTNILINIWLVILSLFPVAIIALFWLLRRAVIREIVDRAMQQLQGMEKLQNQLTSVKQETENLIQEAKKINYELGQETVSLRQKIKNEEENLSNLTSEIDLAKVQVLNRLEAELKKSQENIATLESNCAYGLSKLELDAQQQRDIALENLGSVASILTQELSKLKLGVQQQQEIAVADLEVSKSEFISQLSGWQYDAQKQKDIVIESLIKLQSEFAEQLSNLQVDAHNKKEITFENLEKSDNQLKSKLSDLQEDAQEQKNKIVESLVALQSEFAEQLSELQVDAQKHKELIIENLEKSGSEFSSQFSELQWNAQQQKILILEKLERLETEFVSQLSELQLDAQERKDLILQELTEITSESILDVTNSEVEEEIQEQLQQSELTADEYVKQGDDLFSQKRYEDAIAVYNEAVKIKVDEPIAWLKRGLTLGRLKRYKDAIASYDRAIKLQPDYHQAWCDRGVAFGNLQQHQQAFASFDKAAQIKPDDAVAWLNRGLSLVALEQYEEAIASFDKALEFQPNSPKIWDKRGYTLVRLGRDDEAIASFNKTLEIKPDYASAYYNKAACYALQRQVELSLVTLKQAIELDPRYREDAATDLDFDDIANDERFKQLVVD, encoded by the coding sequence ATGAAGAGCAAAAATCAAGCTGTTTTCGCTTTAATTGTAAAAAGCACTATTGTCTTTTTACCCTTATTGTTATCTATAGGTATTGCCAATGGACAATCTGCACCATCACCCACCCCAGCACTAATCCCTACTCCGGTTTTATCGAATCGGGAACGAGAAGAATTAGCCCAACTACGAGCAGAAAAGCGAATTCAACAGCAAGTTCAATCTGATTTTAAGAGCGCTTTTAGCCGTACAAATATTTTAATCAATATCTGGCTAGTTATATTAAGTCTATTTCCAGTTGCAATCATTGCTTTATTTTGGCTACTACGACGGGCGGTAATCCGTGAAATTGTTGATAGAGCAATGCAACAGTTGCAGGGAATGGAAAAATTACAAAATCAGCTAACCAGTGTTAAGCAAGAGACTGAAAATCTTATTCAAGAAGCTAAGAAAATAAATTATGAATTAGGGCAAGAAACAGTTAGCTTACGACAAAAAATTAAAAATGAAGAAGAAAATTTATCTAATCTGACATCTGAAATAGATTTAGCTAAGGTGCAGGTATTAAATAGATTAGAAGCTGAACTCAAAAAATCTCAGGAAAATATAGCAACTTTAGAGTCAAATTGTGCTTATGGACTATCTAAGTTAGAGTTGGATGCTCAACAACAAAGAGATATAGCACTAGAAAATCTAGGAAGTGTAGCATCTATTCTAACACAGGAATTATCTAAGTTAAAGTTAGGTGTACAACAACAGCAAGAAATAGCCGTTGCTGATTTAGAAGTATCAAAATCTGAGTTTATATCTCAACTTTCTGGATGGCAGTATGATGCTCAGAAACAAAAGGATATAGTTATTGAAAGTTTAATAAAGTTGCAGTCAGAATTTGCTGAACAATTATCAAATTTACAGGTAGATGCTCACAACAAAAAAGAAATTACATTTGAGAATTTAGAAAAATCAGATAATCAATTAAAATCTAAATTATCTGATTTACAGGAAGATGCTCAGGAGCAAAAAAATAAAATTGTTGAAAGTTTAGTAGCATTACAGTCAGAGTTTGCTGAACAACTATCTGAACTACAAGTAGATGCTCAAAAGCACAAAGAGTTAATTATTGAAAATTTAGAAAAATCTGGTTCTGAATTTAGTTCGCAATTTTCAGAATTGCAATGGAATGCTCAACAACAAAAGATTCTTATTTTGGAGAAGTTAGAAAGACTAGAAACCGAGTTTGTCTCTCAACTCTCTGAGTTACAATTAGATGCCCAAGAAAGAAAAGACCTCATTCTTCAAGAACTAACTGAAATCACATCTGAATCAATTCTAGATGTAACGAATTCTGAAGTTGAGGAAGAAATACAGGAACAGCTACAACAATCAGAATTGACTGCTGATGAGTATGTAAAACAAGGAGATGATCTGTTTTCACAAAAGCGCTATGAAGATGCGATCGCAGTTTACAACGAAGCGGTTAAAATTAAAGTTGATGAACCTATAGCTTGGTTAAAACGAGGTCTAACTCTTGGAAGGTTGAAACGCTACAAAGATGCGATCGCATCCTACGATCGAGCTATCAAACTCCAACCAGATTATCATCAAGCTTGGTGCGATCGCGGCGTGGCTTTTGGAAACTTACAACAGCATCAGCAAGCCTTTGCTTCATTCGACAAAGCTGCACAAATCAAGCCTGATGATGCTGTAGCTTGGTTAAATCGCGGTCTTTCTCTAGTAGCATTGGAACAATATGAAGAGGCCATAGCGTCTTTTGATAAAGCGCTGGAATTCCAACCCAACTCTCCCAAAATCTGGGATAAACGCGGTTATACATTGGTAAGATTAGGACGCGATGATGAAGCGATCGCTAGTTTTAACAAAACGTTAGAAATTAAGCCAGATTATGCCAGTGCTTATTATAACAAAGCAGCCTGTTACGCACTGCAAAGACAAGTTGAACTTTCTCTGGTAACTCTGAAACAGGCAATTGAACTCGATCCCAGGTATAGAGAAGACGCAGCAACCGATCTAGATTTTGATGATATTGCTAATGATGAGCGCTTTAAGCAGTTAGTTGTAGATTAG